One stretch of Prunus persica cultivar Lovell chromosome G1, Prunus_persica_NCBIv2, whole genome shotgun sequence DNA includes these proteins:
- the LOC18788553 gene encoding protein TIFY 8 yields MAVLIMAQQGVPNNATTNNSSQQQKQKQEEQLLKPIFHDFLGMKPGDSPVVLAPKASDCRLSEVSPSASASLGASSGGGRGPISTTSDLGSERQAGNHLEGVPFYGPRSDISGPEISNRLLGSKRSNSDSTFKGSSRDGVPHTGPDSLESLHLMKMLRNGTGGERPRRSNDDEAVFATQPLRPTSASHIFQPPLGGRVDTNISKWDRSTPMNLGAAVQYPPRGGHFVPFVHQLPSNRFRDANASPANISQSAADEGSRTGIKGPGILSSINASSSAPERNSSGVLPSGSRQKSGTNILEPEPSTPSRHGFTSAGRQMTIFYGGQAHVFDDVHPNKADVIMALAGSNGGSWSTTYSLKPTTRPGSENHMPSGEVEAGTASNIALLREYRGRLCIPGNSSQAVGFADRVLTPAGGHQGSNLAKDTRNTIQAAEPSSKEKNDP; encoded by the exons ATGGCTGTACTGATAATGGCTCAGCAAGGCGTGCCCAACAATGCCACTACTAACAACAGTAGCCAGCAGCAGAAACAGAAGCAAGAAGAGCAGCTATTGAAGCCCATCTTTCATGACTTTCTGGGCATGAAGCCTGGTGATTCCCCTGTTGTTTTGGCCCCCAAAGCCTCTGATTGTAGGCTCTCTGAGGTCTCACCCTCAGCTTCTGCTTCACTTGGGGCTTCTTCGGGTGGTGGCCGTGGGCCCATCTCTACCACCTCTGATCTGGGTTCTG AAAGACAAGCTGGAAATCATCTTGAGGGTGTTCCATTCTATGGCCCGAGGAGTGATATTTCTGGGCCTGAGATAAGTAACAGGTTACTAGGAAGTAAGAGGAGTAATTCGGACTCCACTTTTAAGGGCTCATCCAGAGATGGGGTCCCTCATACCGGTCCTGACTCCCTTGAGAGCTTGCATTTGATGAAG ATGCTTCGAAATGGAACAGGGGGAGAGCGACCTAGAAGGTCCAATGACGATGAAGCAGTCTTTGCTACACAGCCGCTGAGGCCAACTTCTGCCTCACATATTTTTCAGCCTCCACTTGGTGGTAGAGTTGATACCAATATTTCCAAATGGGACAGATCTACTCCCATGAATCTGGGTGCTGCAGTACAGTACCCTCCACGAGGAGGTCATTTCGTACCCTTTGTGCATCAATTACCTTCAAACAGATTTAGGGATGCCAATGCCAGTCCAGCTAATATCTCTCAATCAGCTGCTGATGAGGGATCTAGAACTGGAATCAAAGGCCCGGGAATTTTGAGTTCCATTAATGCCAGCAGTAGTGCTCCTGAAAGAAACTCTTCTGGGGTGCTGCCTAGTGGCAGCAGGCAGAAATCTGGGACTAATATTTTAGAGCCAGAACCTTCTACTCCAAG TCGACATGGATTTACGTCTGCTGGTCGGCAGATGACCATATTCTATGGCGGTCAAGCTCACGTCTTTGATGATGTCCATCCAAACAAG GCTGACGTTATAATGGCCTTAGCTGGATCAAATGGAGGATCTTGGTCGACAACATACTCACTAAAACCTACTACGAGGCCGGGCAGTGAAAATCACATGCCTAGTGGAGAGGTTGAAGCTGGTACTGCAAGTAACATAGCATTGTTGCGAGAATACCGTGGTAGGTTATGCATTCCTGGAAATTCTAGTCAAGCAGTGGGTTTTGCTGATCGAGTATTGACACCGGCAG GTGGCCATCAAGGCAGCAATTTAGCCAAAGATACGAGAAACACAATTCAAGCAGCAGAACCCAGTTCTAAAGAGAAAAATGATCCTTGA
- the LOC18788831 gene encoding gibberellin 3-beta-dioxygenase 1 isoform X2 produces the protein MGALAEAYKHSLLDKQPIPLDYGSVRTLPESHIWLDQSDESPYVAHSTGPISPPVIDLMDPDAPRLIIQACETWGVFQLIGHGIPTKLMEDVESEAEKLFGLPVDQKLKALRSPGGGAGYGLPHISPFFNKHMWHEGFTIMGSPIYHTRQLWPQAYQGFCETMVDYQNQLKALTEQLIRIIFKSLNINSEEVDWLKDSQGSSTALQLNSYPACPDPTRAMGLAPHTDTSLITILQSKTSGLQVFKEGAGWILVQPIPGALIVNVGDFLHILSNGVFTTVRHRVVVTHIQRFSAAHFYAPPGDVIVSPVMSKDFGGVPRYHSVSVKGLNIIR, from the exons ATGGGTGCTCTCGCAGAAGCCTATAAACACAGCCTCCTCGACAAGCAACCTATCCCCCTTGACTATGGCTCTGTCCGAACATTGCCTGAGTCCCATATATGGCTTGATCAGTCCGACGAGTCTCCATATGTGGCCCACTCCACCGGCCCGATATCGCCGCCAGTTATCGACCTCATGGATCCGGATGCTCCGAGGCTCATAATCCAGGCATGTGAGACATGGGGTGTCTTTCAACTGATAGGCCATGGCATTCCCACTAAACTTATGGAGGATGTGGAGTCTGAGGCTGAAAAATTGTTTGGTCTACCAGTTGACCAAAAATTGAAGGCCTTACGATCTCCAGGTGGGGGTGCAGGATACGGTCTCCCTCATATATCGCCATTTTTTAACAAGCATATGTGGCATGAAGGGTTTACTATCATGGGGTCTCCGATCTATCATACTAGGCAACTTTGGCCCCAGGCCTATCAAGGGTTTTG tGAGACAATGGTTGATTATCAGAACCAATTGAAGGCATTAACCGAGCAGCTAATCCGCATTATCTTCAAATCCTTGAACATTAATTCTGAAGAAGTAGATTGGCTTAAGGACTCTCAAGGATCAAGTACTGCTTTGCAGTTAAACTCTTACCCGGCATGCCCCGACCCAACTCGAGCCATGGGCCTAGCGCCCCACACAGACACATCCCTAATAACCATTCTCCAATCCAAAACCAGTGGCCTCCAAGTCTTCAAAGAGGGAGCCGGGTGGATCCTGGTGCAACCCATACCCGGTGCCCTCATAGTTAACGTTGGTGACTTTCTCCACATCCTCTCCAACGGGGTGTTTACAACTGTCCGTCATCGTGTGGTGGTCACCCATATTCAACGGTTCTCCGCAGCCCATTTCTATGCTCCTCCAGGTGATGTTATAGTCTCTCCAGTGATGTCCAAGGATTTTGGTGGAGTGCCAAGGTACCATTCTGTATCAGTGAAAGG GTTGAATATAATAAGATAA
- the LOC18788831 gene encoding gibberellin 3-beta-dioxygenase 1 isoform X1, protein MGALAEAYKHSLLDKQPIPLDYGSVRTLPESHIWLDQSDESPYVAHSTGPISPPVIDLMDPDAPRLIIQACETWGVFQLIGHGIPTKLMEDVESEAEKLFGLPVDQKLKALRSPGGGAGYGLPHISPFFNKHMWHEGFTIMGSPIYHTRQLWPQAYQGFCETMVDYQNQLKALTEQLIRIIFKSLNINSEEVDWLKDSQGSSTALQLNSYPACPDPTRAMGLAPHTDTSLITILQSKTSGLQVFKEGAGWILVQPIPGALIVNVGDFLHILSNGVFTTVRHRVVVTHIQRFSAAHFYAPPGDVIVSPVMSKDFGGVPRYHSVSVKGYVESKGKHFEKALSLIKK, encoded by the exons ATGGGTGCTCTCGCAGAAGCCTATAAACACAGCCTCCTCGACAAGCAACCTATCCCCCTTGACTATGGCTCTGTCCGAACATTGCCTGAGTCCCATATATGGCTTGATCAGTCCGACGAGTCTCCATATGTGGCCCACTCCACCGGCCCGATATCGCCGCCAGTTATCGACCTCATGGATCCGGATGCTCCGAGGCTCATAATCCAGGCATGTGAGACATGGGGTGTCTTTCAACTGATAGGCCATGGCATTCCCACTAAACTTATGGAGGATGTGGAGTCTGAGGCTGAAAAATTGTTTGGTCTACCAGTTGACCAAAAATTGAAGGCCTTACGATCTCCAGGTGGGGGTGCAGGATACGGTCTCCCTCATATATCGCCATTTTTTAACAAGCATATGTGGCATGAAGGGTTTACTATCATGGGGTCTCCGATCTATCATACTAGGCAACTTTGGCCCCAGGCCTATCAAGGGTTTTG tGAGACAATGGTTGATTATCAGAACCAATTGAAGGCATTAACCGAGCAGCTAATCCGCATTATCTTCAAATCCTTGAACATTAATTCTGAAGAAGTAGATTGGCTTAAGGACTCTCAAGGATCAAGTACTGCTTTGCAGTTAAACTCTTACCCGGCATGCCCCGACCCAACTCGAGCCATGGGCCTAGCGCCCCACACAGACACATCCCTAATAACCATTCTCCAATCCAAAACCAGTGGCCTCCAAGTCTTCAAAGAGGGAGCCGGGTGGATCCTGGTGCAACCCATACCCGGTGCCCTCATAGTTAACGTTGGTGACTTTCTCCACATCCTCTCCAACGGGGTGTTTACAACTGTCCGTCATCGTGTGGTGGTCACCCATATTCAACGGTTCTCCGCAGCCCATTTCTATGCTCCTCCAGGTGATGTTATAGTCTCTCCAGTGATGTCCAAGGATTTTGGTGGAGTGCCAAGGTACCATTCTGTATCAGTGAAAGGGTATGTCGAGAGCAAGGGCAAGCATTTTGAAAAGGCgctttctttaattaaaaaataa
- the LOC18793587 gene encoding gibberellin 3-beta-dioxygenase 1, with product MGALAESYKDTLLEPQHIPLDYGSVHTLPDSHVWLDESDESPSGVHSTGPPVIDLADPDSARLIIQACETWGVFQLIGHGIPTKLMEDVQSEAEKLFDLPVDQKMKALRSPGGSQSGYGLPPISPFFEKLMWHEGYHIMGSPIDHAKLLWPNDYQGFCDTMVHYRSQLKALTEQLIRIIFKSLNINPDEVAWLKESQGLSIGLQLNCYPPCPDPTRAMGIAPHTDTSLITVLQQSKVSGLQVFKEGAGWVLVQPVPGAITVNLGDFFHILSNGVFTTVRHRVVATRIRRLSFAYFYAPPGDFIVSPVLSKDFGEVPRYQTLSVKEYVGIKGKHFEKALSVIQN from the exons ATGGGTGCTCTCGCAGAATCCTATAAAGACACCCTTCTCGAACCGCAACACATCCCCCTTGACTATGGTTCTGTCCATACATTACCCGACTCCCATGTATGGCTTGATGAGTCCGACGAGTCTCCATCTGGGGTCCACTCCACTGGCCCGCCCGTTATCGACCTCGCGGATCCAGATTCTGCGAGGCTCATAATCCAGGCATGTGAGACATGGGGTGTGTTTCAACTGATAGGCCATGGCATTCCCACCAAGCTTATGGAGGATGTGCAGTCTGAGGCTGAAAAATTGTTTGATCTACCAGTTGACCAAAAGATGAAGGCCTTAAGATCTCCAGGGGGAAGCCAATCAGGATATGGTCTCCCTCCTATATCGCCATTTTTTGAAAAGCTTATGTGGCACGAAGGTTATCATATCATGGGGTCTCCGATCGATCATGCTAAGCTGCTTTGGCCCAATGACTATCAAGGGTTTTG tgACACAATGGTTCATTATCGGAGCCAATTGAAGGCATTAACCGAGCAGCTAATCCGCATTATCTTCAAATCCTTGAACATTAATCCAGATGAAGTGGCTTGGCTTAAGGAATCTCAAGGGTTAAGTATTGGTCTGCAGTTAAACTGTTACCCGCCCTGCCCTGACCCAACCCGAGCCATGGGCATAGCACCCCACACAGACACATCCCTAATAACCGTTCTCCAGCAATCCAAAGTCAGCGGCCTCCAAGTCTTCAAAGAGGGAGCCGGGTGGGTCCTGGTGCAACCCGTACCCGGTGCCATCACAGTTAACCTTGGTGACTTTTTCCACATCCTCTCCAACGGGGTGTTTACAACTGTCCGTCATCGTGTTGTGGCCACCCGGATCCGACGGCTCTCCTTTGCCTATTTCTATGCTCCCCCGGGTGATTTTATAGTCTCCCCAGTTTTGTCCaaggattttggggaagtGCCTAGGTATCAAACTCTGTCAGTGAAGGAGTATGTTGGAATCAAGGGCAAGCATTTCGAGAAGGCGCTTTCtgttattcaaaattaa
- the LOC18792605 gene encoding coiled-coil domain-containing protein 93 produces MSEDNLNELIERKANVTNELQSLREKIDKEGDKAAVHKLISLRQALKELERQELEIQSSSNSELDAEVRRLEDQITNGYDGQTVSDELDRLLSESVEKIDSAKGELAARSRAVLAVQRQIDDVPSQSELIQYERRFSELNAQIQGKLQQTRKFYATYNALLEIKELMLKETSLLNSISSQFQDAITSTDGRMKLINSMEGIIKGSQQKLLKVQLGLKEEQKVCDALKAKHVAATAEQRHCYSLLKAFQEECTKNEVLRRGAA; encoded by the exons ATGTCAGAAGACAATCTGAATGAATTG ATTGAGAGGAAAGCGAATGTTACGAATGAATTGCAGAGTTTAAGAGAGAAAATCGATAAGGAAGGAGATAAAGCTGCGGTGCACAAGTTGATATCGCTGAGGCAGGCATTGAAG GAGCTGGAAAGGCAAGAGCTTGAAATCCAGTCTTCTAGTAATTCTGAATTGGATGCTGAGGTTCGTAGATTGGAGGACCAAATAACAAATGGGTATGATGGCCAGACTGTCTCTGATGAATTGGATCGTCTGTTGAGTGAATCAGTGGAGAAAATTGATTCAGCTAAAGGG GAACTTGCAGCTAGATCAAGGGCAGTGCTGGCAGTGCAGCGACAGATTGATGATGTTCCATCTCAATCAGAACTCATCCA GTATGAACGCCGGTTTTCAGAACTGAATGCTCAAATTCAGGGAAAACTTCAACAAACTCGTAAATTCTATGCCACATATAATGCACTTTTGGAGATCAAAGAATTGATGCTAAAGGAAACATCTTTATTGAATTCAATAAGTTCACAG TTTCAAGATGCAATCACTAGCACTGATGGTCGCATGAAACTTATTAACTCCATGGAGGGAATCATAAAGGGCAGTCAACAG AAGCTACTAAAGGTACAACTTGGACTTAAAGAAGAGCAAAAAGTTTGTGATGCTCTGAAGGCGAAGCATGTTGCAGCAACTGCAGAGCAAAGGCACTGCTATTCTCTCTTAAAAGCTTTCCAG GAGGAATGTACAAAGAATGAGGTACTCAGAAGAGGTGCCGCTTAG
- the LOC18790291 gene encoding probable 2-oxoglutarate-dependent dioxygenase AOP1 produces MGEEAHADQVLPILDFSEGLVLKQGTEEWKAMNNKVREACENYGCFLVLVKDEIPMNLREEMVAAMKALFDLPEETKQKHTSPKPYQSYEGKSPVIPLNESFGIDNACELDVAEAFTNLMWPQGKPSFCEAMKSMTSKMMELNLIILRMILESFGLGDHYESHAQNTTSAFRFMKYKAPPPSNINNALGLVPHTDKNTLTILCQNDVQGLEILTKQGKWAEVMVPKEAVMVFVGDALKAWSNGRLHAVTHRVMMSGDKERYSYALFSLPKEEVVIEVPQEFIDKEHPLLYKPFNFAEYFTYFTSNTREDALELYAGV; encoded by the exons ATGGGAGAGGAAGCTCATGCTGATCAAGTACTTCCAATTCTTGATTTTTCAGAGGGtttagttttaaaacaagGGACTGAGGAATGGAAAGCTATGAACAACAAAGTTAGAGAGGCATGTGAGAATTATGGTTGCTTTCTTGTGTTAGTGAAGGATGAGATCCCCATGAATTTACGTGAAGAAATGGTGGCGGCCATGAAAGCTTTGTTTGATCTGCCTGAAGAGACCAAGCAGAAGCACACAAGCCCCAAGCCTTACCAAAGCTATGAAGGGAAGAGCCCTGTCATTCCCTTGAACGAAAGCTTTGGCATCGACAATGCCTGCGAGCTCGATGTAGCTGAAGCCTTCACCAACCTAATGTGGCCACAAGGCAAGCCTTCTTTCTG TGAGGCTATGAAATCCATGACTTCAAAGATGATGGAATTGAATCTCATCATCCTTAGGATGATTCTGGAGAGCTTTGGCTTGGGAGACCACTATGAATCCCATGCCCAAAACACCACCAGTGCGTTTCGTTTCATGAAGTACAAAGCTCCTCCTCCAAGCAACATTAACAATGCCCTTGGTCTTGTGCCTCACACTGACAAAAACACCCTAACCATTCTGTGCCAAAACGATGTGCAAGGCCTAGAGATTCTGACCAAACAAGGCAAATGGGCGGAGGTGATGGTCCCGAAAGAAGCTGTTATGGTGTTTGTTGGGGATGCACTTAAAGCCTGGAGCAATGGGAGGCTTCATGCAGTGACACATAGGGTTATGATGAGTGGGGACAAAGAGAGGTACTCGTATGCCCTATTTTCTTTGCCTAAAGAGGAGGTGGTAATTGAAGTACCTCAGGAATTTATAGACAAAGAGCACCCTTTGCTATACAAGCCATTCAACTTTGCTGAATACTTCACATACTTCACGTCCAATACTCGTGAGGATGCACTTGAATTATATGCTGGAGtttga